The DNA window GTCAATTAATCAAGCTCTACATCTTTTACAAACCGCCTCCCAAACCCTCCTAAACGTGCGAATTAAATTCCAGAAAATTACTCAGAAATTAGTATAAAATATAAGctttcatatttcaaaacaatttttcaaaaatattaattgttGTCCCAGATTACCGCGCTAAGCGGCCTCCTTACTGCGCTAAGAGTGTTCCTCTCTGACTTgacctttgttttattttcaaaagtgCGCTAAGCAAGGTCTGCAATTTCTGCAGAAAACCCTGCGTGACCTGCATCAAACCAGTCTGAATCTTTCACCCAAAAACatgttttaatcattatttttctgCGATTTAATGCCTATTTACCTTAGACTATTGCAACTTTGATTCCCTTCTCAGGCTTCTACGGTTGTTTCTCTTCTCTCATCTTTGTGCCATACCCTTTTTCTCCGTTCCTCCAAGATCCCTCGATTGCACAGAATGAACACTAACACTTACTTTTCCAAGTTTAGCCCTTGGACTCTTTCTATGATCTTTCTATTTTATCCTCACTTAACTTCTTAGAAGTTACTACATTGTCCTCATAGTCTTTACACCAATACTACTTcatccatttattttattattctattttattcatattatagCTAATGATCACTAAATAAATAACCAATTCTAGTTATTTATCCCAACaatattattactaattaaaCTCTATTTAATCTATTAACACAACATACCACTTAATTCAAGGCACTACCCCACAACACATCATCTCAACAATACATCACGTAATCACAAATAAATCATGATTAATCTCATTGACTCATATATTCAcacttaattaattagttaattaattaattaattaattaatcaatgttTTTGGAGTGTTACATCAACAACCTAATCTCAATCATTGATATTCATTCAATGACATCCAATATCTCATGTTGTAACCATTGGCGACATTTTGAAAGGCCATCCCTATATAAGCGTGACTATGTGTCACACCGAGTTATAATTCATTCATTCACTTGGAAGTTTCATCTCTCACATTTTAGCGACTTGAGATACCATGAATTCACAATGCAAACAAAATCATGATGAGCATTTACAATCAAGTACAACAGTAAAATACGAATCCCCTTAGTGAAAGACGTCTCCACATAGAAGAGAATCAACATAAAATTCCTTCTCAAATTGAAACTCAATTAGGTGTGCtacaacacgatcactctagagCATCCTTGAAGGGCACTCTTTTCGAAATCACGTCACACCTACAAAGAGCATCACGATTTCCATAAAATACGTCATCTCCGCCTTCACATCCGAAATCCGCCTTCTCATAACTCATAAGACGACGATAAAAGCCATGTTCCACTTAAAGATTTCCATCCCATGAAGCCCCTCTCACACTGTTCTTAGAGGGAAACCATCATGGTGCTTGATGACACTCTCTCGTAACGTAATTTTTATAACATTATATTAGTTATTTCATAAagtttcatctcattttgattgagtttaattaggatttactatgtttttaaataaatggaagaaaaaggaataaataagaaaatatgaaGAAATGGTGTGAAAAAGAGCAAATTGGAAAACAGTTTTGTAAAAATGTCAGCCAACTAATTTTTCGTATTCTCATTTTCAAAGATAACATTTCCTTTTCAACATGATTCCTAAGGAAATGGTTCTGAATTTTTATATGTTAAGTTTGTGAATGAAGTACATGATTCTTACTAAGGCTTGTTGCGGTAGTGTTATCGCATGTGATTGGAAAATAACTTAATTTTAATTCGTAATCCAATAACTTTAGCTTTATCCATAAGACTTGTGCACAACAATCATTGGCGGTTATATATTTTTCCTTGACAGTAGAAAGAAAAATACTATGTTGCTTCTTACTATGCCAAGAAActaaacaattttcaaacaaaTGTTAGGTACCACTAGTGTTTTTCTATTCGACTTATAACCAACAAAATTAGAATCGAAAAAACTACTAATCTTTATTTGCTACCTTTGGGAAATCAAAGACCGTGATGTGAGGTTCCGTTGAGATATACCTCAaaatcttttataaaatattaaagggGATTCCCTAGGCGACGCCTAAAATCTAcatacatacacacactaaacataatatatgACCTACTCGCAGTTAAATAGAGTAAAAATCCTATTATACCTCTATATTTGGTAATGTTGATCTCTACGCCATTATCGTCTTTATCTATCAGCACATTTGATGTCATGGGGGATGAAATGCTTATCAAATTTAACATGTTAAACTTTTTTATAAGCTCCAAGAATTACTTTGTTTGGCTGATAAACTTTCCATCTTCaactttatttatttgcaatcctAGGAAGTAGGTTATATCTCTTATTAGAGACATTTCAAATCCCCTGCATGAAACTTGCAAAATCCTTGCAAAGGGATTCATCAGTAgctccaaatataatatcatcaaagtAAATGTGAACTAAAAGAATATGCTTTGCTTTACGTCTAATAAACAAAGTAGTATCTACTTAGCCACTATTACATCCTTGTTTGATAAAAAATTCAATAAGGCGCTCATACGAAACTATGAGAGCTTGTTTGAGACCATAAAGGTCTCATTTAAGTTTAAAAACGTAATTCGTATTTTCGTGATCCTCAAAACCAGAAGGTTGAAAGGCATAGACTTCTTCGTTTATAAATTCATTAAGAAATACatatttgacatccatttgatacaaTTCAGAATTATGGCATCATGCGAATACCAAAAGGAGTCGAATTGTTTCATGATAAGTTACACGAGCATAAGTCTCCTCGTTGTCAATTCCTTTAGCTTGAATATACCCTTTTTCCACTATCCtaaatttatttatgataatTATGTCATTTTCATCCAATTTATTCCTAAACACCCATCTAGTGCAAATGACTATTTTATCAGATGAATATGGAACAAGGTCCCAAACGTCATTTCATTTAAATTGAATGAACTTTTCttacatatcaaagagccatccCTCATTAAGTAAATCATCATATATAGTTATAGGTTCAATTTGAGAGATGAAATAAAAGTACTTACAAAATTGTTAACCTAAATCTTATACTTACACCTTTCATGATATCGTAGAGTATCTCATCTAACATATGATCTCTTGCAACATTCCAATACAGAGGCAGCTGAAGTGAGATTTCTTGTTTATCTTCCTCTTATTCTCTTTCCTCTTTGTTTTCAATAATGTCCTCTTCGGTGGATAAAGGGGGATCCTCTTTGTGAATGTCGTAGTTGATCAAGTTTTCACTTATCACACTTGAAACATCAAAAGAACTACCTTTCCTCGTCTTTTGGGGTGAGGATTCATAAAAGCCACATCAACTGAAATATGCCTTCATCAGACTTAGCATCAAACGTACCAATATGTTCCTTCctgttatttgaaataaaacaTTTGCAgccaaaaacacaaaaataagaaATGTTAGGTTTACTCCCTTTGAGTAACTCATAAGGTGTCTTCTCAAGGATTGGTCGAATGACTACCTTATTTAAGACATGGCATGTGATATTAATCACATCCTCCTAAAAGTACTTAGGAAAAATCATTTCTCTTATCATTGTCCGAGTTAATTCTTCTAAAACATGGTTTTTTACACTCAATAACACCATTTTGGTATGGAGTTCTTGAACATGTGAAGTTATGAGTGATCTCGCTTTCGTTACAAAAGTTTCCAAATTGATGGTTTACAAACTCACTACCAAGATTACTATGGAGTGATAATATTTGCAAACTTAACGAAAGCATTAAATATTTCTCTCGAAGGGACAAACAAGTTTGGATGGAGAAACTCGAGAGGTTTTTAagttgaaacaatttttttttgatttaaaagacaATCTCATTTACTTTTCCATTTGGCGTGCATCAAAATAGAAAACTTTATTTTAGATAGACCAACTACTAGATTCTTAGATGTTATCGTCTCATTTATTAAGTCAAAACGTACATGTCATAAAAGTCTATGCAAAAGCGAATAATCTTCATTCTTAGTGACTAAACATTTAGTACCATACGTTGACACATCATCCAAGTCAAGCAAACAAATATTATCAATCCTAGAATCTTTTAACACAAGAATTTTACTTGCCTTATGTTCAATTATGCAATTCAATGCATCGAAAGCAATAAAATATCCCGTGTCTCATAATTTACTAATGCTAAGTGAATTGTGATTAAGTCCTTTAACCAATAAAACACCTTCTACGGCAATTATGGAAGGATTTCCCACAACACCTTCCAATATTTTATCTCTTGTGTTTTCTCCATATGTGACGTGAGTGCTTATTTGTAATCGAACTTGATAAATATCAAAGTGTCTCCCGTCACATGTCTTGAGCATTTGCTATCTAGGAACCATAACCGTTTCACAAAGTGTTGATAGTGTTTAGAACTAACTCACATAGAGTGATGAAAAATTATGTATGGTACATGGATGAAAATGATTTGATCTTCTAAGTTATTTATAGAAGCCCATTGGACCTGAGCTAGAGAGTAATTATTTTCGCTCCTCCATCAGAAATGTGAGGAGTAAGGGAGTTATTCTTCTTTAGATCATGAGAAGGAGGGTTATCCTCTTCGATCTTCGTTTGATTGCTAATTTTGCAGGTCCACCTCGTGCAACTATATTGAAATAGCTCGCACCACCGCGCATCAAATATTTGCACCAACAATTTTGATTCCTGAACATAACagtatgaatatttagagaatataATCGAGTTGTTTAAATAACTATGAAGTAATACCATTATCCAAATTCACCTTCAAAGGGAGGTGTTTAAAGACCACTCCATCTAATGCAACctatatttatttttgataatttactCTAGGGATACGAACAAAACCAAACTTATTCTCTCACTTGTCATATTGGGCCAAAATAAAAATGTCTTCCACATATCTATTAAAGAACTTTTTGAAACGCCCGCATCTTAGAGCTCACAGAGAAATCTAAAATAAAAGGAGACAAGCTCCTTTTCAAAACCATCCCAGTTTCCAGGAAGAACCACCGATCTAGCCAAGCAACAAATAAAAACCCAAAGCACAGAAGGATCCAAGCACAGGCAAAACAAATGAAAATTAAAAGATGATAATGTGTTAAAGCAAAATAGTTGTAATTTCAACCATAGCTTGCCTATTAAAATCATACAAtgaaatcagagtaacatgtagagaacAACGAAATCCTCATACAATACAAACTTTTGGTACATATTATTCACCCTAACCGCACCAAATTATGAAATAAACCCTTTAATTAAGTCAATTAATTTCCTAGCTTTCAATGGATCATAATACTCTGTTGcatgacaaccttcctcaaagtcCTTCACAACATGAACACCCTTTTCCTCCATCAATTGTGCCAACTCTTTCTCACGATCCACCATTGGATCTCCATCATTCCCACTCACCAATACCTTCCATCCAACGTCCCTTATCTTATCGAACTTCTCGAGAACATTCCAAATCCTTGGATTGCAATACTCATGATCGCGGTCAGCTCCAATTGGAAGTGCTAATTCCCACATTAAATCAGTAACACACAATGGAACAATTGGATCATTCACAAGCTTTAATTCGGATTCAGTTCTTTCTTTCCCGCCAAAAAATGGTTGGCGTAATATTAACCCTTGAATTTTAATTGGTTCGAGTTCCTTTACAGCCTCTATTGTTCGTAGACCTGAAATTGTTGTGTAATAAATTAAATGTATGTATGGATATATTCAATCTTATTGTATTTAATACACATAAATATAccaaattattcaaaattaatatatttaaattaatgaaaaaaacaacaaaattataatataattcaaaataaaaaatcaattctactaataaatgtaataaaatatatattctctaagcattttgtaataattttcatATTTGTAAACAATATTTATTATAACATAGTTGccacttttaatttttaatataaatcttaTTATGATATTTTCGAAATTAGTCCACTTTCAAGCATAAAATTCTCAAGGCGCCAATCCAATTAGTAATAGTGTATAGCACATAAGAGGAGACGTCAATTCAATTGTCGACAAGGTACAGTACATAAGAGGAGACCTCAATTCAATTGACATCAGTGTCCAAACACATAAATGAGACAGGAGGGAGAATACACTCTCTCTCCTATGTGTTTGCACACTATCGCCAATTGGATCAACGCCTCCTCTTATGTGTTGTACACGGTCGCCAATTAGATTGGCATCTCCTTTGTGTTGagaattttttcttttatttgaaagTGGATTGTTTGAAAAATACATGAAAAAAAGTGGGTTAGATTGGATAAAAATTTCCCAAAACTAAAATGATATTACATAAACATGAAACATATGGTTTATTAATAGAAATGATAATTGAACTCATATTCGAGCCATAATCATTTATGTCTTAGATTTTAACTAATTGTGATTAGTGGCTTAATTACTAACTAATTTAGTTAGTTTGTTGGATTTGTTACTTAACCAACACGATATATTCACGTTTCATTAATTCAATTATCAAATCACTCTTTGCACTTCATTTAATCTTTTCCATTATTGAACAAAGGAGTGCAAACACTAGAGAGGAGGAGGTGAATTGTGAAGTGTAGAGATTGTGATTAAtttgaaaattcttttattttgaaatataatgTATGTTAGTGGAGAGATAAagtagaaaaaaaatagaaagaaggatttagagagaaaagaaaattaaacaacGAAAAATTAAATAGATGAAAATAGAGAGATTGCATCAATACTCAAATCTTAGAGGAAACCCTCAAAATTAAAGCTTTTACCACTAGGCCACACACACGcacataatttataatttattatatttgttgaaggatatatatatatatatatatatatatatatatatatatatatatatatatatatatatatatatatatatatatatatatatatatatatatcaagtgagAGTGTTATTTTTATGTGAGAgttgtaaaaataattattagtccttcgatttaaatataaatataaatgaatgagattaaaaattttatatgtaattttttctaattatttatgaaaaagtcaaataaaaaataaagggttaaataagttttaggtccctataaatattgcacttttcatttttatttcctCCCTatctttaggcaacggtttttacaaaaaaatcgTTGTCAAAATCAGCtaaaatcgttgccaaaacccagaagggactaaaaataaaaactgtcatatttatagggaccggaaacttatttaatccaaaaataaatgataaaagagAATCACATACcaaatttttaatttcaatttttatgtTTAAATGGAAAGGCTAAATAAAAAGTGTTCTACTAAACTATTATTGTCAAAGATTTCAGCATGACCAAGATTTTTAATTCTAAATAGGAAATGATTTTGTAGATACCTGCGTGGTAAGCAATGGTAGCACCAGCACTCTTCCCCATGAGATAACACTTAGAATAATCAGCATAACGTGTCAACCATTCATCTTCCATACTTTTTATCCAAAACAAAGCTTCCATCGCATCATCATACGCCGCCGGCAACCGGTGCTCCGGTGCAAGACGGTACCCGACAGAGACAACGAAAACACCAATCTCATCAACCATATTCACACAGAAATCATGAAACATAGTTGAACCAGCACTGGCTAAGATAAATCCACTTCCATGAAAAAATACGACGAGAGGTAGTTTTTGATTGTTGGGAAGTGGTTTGTTGGGTAGGAATAATCGAACCCATGTTTTGTTAGTTTGGTTTATTGTGATGTCTTTGGTGAGAACGGTGGTTGGAAGTGTTGTGTCGGATGAAGGTGAGGTGTGTGGAACTTGGAGTAAGCGTGTGATTGTGTTGTCGGGGTTGCGGAGGAGATGAAGATGTTTGTAGGGATCAATGGTTTGAGACGGTGGTGGTGTTTGAGACATGTTGGAGATGGGACTAAGTTTAGTCTAAAGTGAAATGGGGACTCACTCGGTGTACTTTATAGATCGACAACTATTggtattttttaaatcaaaagtgaAATTAATTGGTactaagatttaaaaaaaataaataaagtttttGCCCAGAATTTCTTTATGAATCCCCCTTAATCTTGTTAGTGATTAACTCCTTAGACTCGACAAGCCAATTCAGACTACTTCAGTTCGGCGTTAAAGAATTTACCAAACTGCGAGGGGTCAAGAACGCGGTTGGATATCATGGGAGGAAGTAGAGGGACCAACTACTTCTGCTCCCGGGAGTCATCTATCCCGTGTGAGTGGAGAAGGAGAACTTTCATTGAAACAACCAAACAGTTTATGTGTGAGTGGAGAAGGAGAACTCCATACGATATCAAATCAAAACCCATTGCAtatcttaaaaaaattaataaacttaGAGTTTAGTATTTACTTAGTGTTCTGAGATTTAAAAACTTAGATTCATTATTTTTTACCTGAAATCAAAATTAGGCTGTCTTGTTTTCCTAGTGATATTCCATCAATACCACTATATAATATTAACCCatgtttgtttaatttaattcgTAACGATAAAATACATAATACTGTATCACCAAATCTTATTTTGACAACACATaagagtttataaaaaaaataacatgcTAAGTCACACTACCACAAAACCTCTATAACAGTGACTTGTGTTTATTTAATTCTCAATAGTAATAGTTTCATACTACATGTTCAAATAAAAGAACAATAATTTAAATGGCAAATCAAACATTTATTACTTGTCATTCTGGATAGTTGTTGTTCCTAAGAAGCGAAAGAGGAAACGAAACCCTTCACCAATCCAATGAAATTCTTTGCCTTAGATGGTTCAGAAAACTCAACaccatgaaaaccttcttcttgAAAATCAATCACCACTTCCACACCCTTCTCCTCCATCAATTTCACCAATTCCTTACTGCGATCCACCAGTGGATCCCCACCGTTCATACTCACTAACACCTTCCACCCTTGATCCTTAATCTTCTCATATTTTTCATCAACACCATCCCCAGCCGTTAGATTAGAATACTCATGATCACGGTTACCTCCAACTCCAATTGGTAATGCTAATTTCCATAACAAATCACTAACACACAATGGAAAGTGAGGATTGTTCTCTAGTCTCACCTCTGACTCAGTCCTCTCGGTCCCACCAAAAAATGGTTGACGCAATATCAACCCTTGAAATTTCAACGGCTCAAGATCTTTCACGTTTTCAACCACACGTAGTCCTGCATGGTATGCAATGGTAGCTCCAGCACTATTCCCCATTATAAAACACTTAGAATAGTCAACATATTTGGTCAACCATTCATCTCCACTAGATTTAATCAAACTCAATGCCTCCATAGCATCATCATAAGCCGCCGGTAACCGGTGCTCCGGCGCGAGGCGATAATCCACCGATGCAATAACAGCGTCCACAGTTTCAGCCATTTCAACACAAAAATCATGGTATGGAGTGGAGGCTGCACTTGTTATGACGAAGCCacttccatgaaagaaaacaataaGTGGTAAGACACTGTTGTTTTGGTCTGAAACAGTTGCTTTTTTAGGTAGGAATAATCGAAGCCATGTTTTGTTTG is part of the Vicia villosa cultivar HV-30 ecotype Madison, WI linkage group LG2, Vvil1.0, whole genome shotgun sequence genome and encodes:
- the LOC131653204 gene encoding carboxylesterase 1-like, whose translation is MSQTPPPSQTIDPYKHLHLLRNPDNTITRLLQVPHTSPSSDTTLPTTVLTKDITINQTNKTWVRLFLPNKPLPNNQKLPLVVFFHGSGFILASAGSTMFHDFCVNMVDEIGVFVVSVGYRLAPEHRLPAAYDDAMEALFWIKSMEDEWLTRYADYSKCYLMGKSAGATIAYHAGLRTIEAVKELEPIKIQGLILRQPFFGGKERTESELKLVNDPIVPLCVTDLMWELALPIGADRDHEYCNPRIWNVLEKFDKIRDVGWKVLVSGNDGDPMVDREKELAQLMEEKGVHVVKDFEEGCHATEYYDPLKARKLIDLIKGFIS
- the LOC131653202 gene encoding carboxylesterase 1-like produces the protein MSNPTLQPPSTTIDPYQFLNAHYNPNDTLTRNLEDPHTSPSSDTTLPISVLTKDLTINNSNKTWLRLFLPKKATVSDQNNSVLPLIVFFHGSGFVITSAASTPYHDFCVEMAETVDAVIASVDYRLAPEHRLPAAYDDAMEALSLIKSSGDEWLTKYVDYSKCFIMGNSAGATIAYHAGLRVVENVKDLEPLKFQGLILRQPFFGGTERTESEVRLENNPHFPLCVSDLLWKLALPIGVGGNRDHEYSNLTAGDGVDEKYEKIKDQGWKVLVSMNGGDPLVDRSKELVKLMEEKGVEVVIDFQEEGFHGVEFSEPSKAKNFIGLVKGFVSSFAS